In one window of uncultured Acetobacteroides sp. DNA:
- a CDS encoding RagB/SusD family nutrient uptake outer membrane protein, translating to MKTKMRYTIGFIALIALINVSCSDFLEESNKTNSTEDLVYSTKSGLDGLVAASYAYLRGWYGKEAAFGLSEGGTDTWLTGYDNRQKVLIDYSGITPEVAASSTKETMNACFDEYWELFYTAINVCNTGIKYVTAAPTTVLSEGDKNAYLGELKTLRAFYYWHLVETWGPVQINKEPITELTTIAHRSSEADVYAFMLEDVNDAIAKLANKTAKTGRINLWAAKALKARLLLYKASKFNDSQAYADAAATADEVITASGCSFYSKYADCWSGANQNGISNKEVVWYIDYSSILENSIMPKRLKLDPQGKQMNWSAMMIRNAANTIGGNASHLMFVGVWNVVPATAGVLKRTDTETNKKLSYSGKTYDLGTSYQSYSKGFTRYVPSGYLLDLFNDETDQRYQASFRDAYLVAPSLQAAFNAGIAPPSGFANMRDTAIFLAKKAATPAQIARAAGRYVLFSRTDVSNSKVYPLYQDAEGTLPTIATGTAGNENYKGNRMYIQLKKFDDYTSSVISDLCERDAFVFRLAEMYLIAAEGYMMANQPNLAKSRLNDLRNARAIAGKNNTLSAAEEAQLAAKDINIILDERARELCGEQQRWFDLKRTGKLIERVTKYNGSAKNNIKAIHLLRPIPQTQMDAVTNRTQGSDPNGFWQNPGYGN from the coding sequence ATGAAAACAAAAATGAGATATACTATTGGGTTTATAGCCCTCATAGCCTTGATCAACGTCTCCTGCTCCGATTTTTTGGAGGAGAGCAACAAAACCAATTCTACTGAGGATTTGGTTTACTCCACCAAATCAGGACTCGACGGTCTTGTTGCTGCTAGCTACGCTTACCTCCGAGGATGGTATGGTAAAGAAGCAGCATTTGGTCTAAGCGAAGGCGGTACAGATACCTGGCTTACCGGCTACGATAACCGACAGAAAGTATTAATCGACTATTCTGGTATTACCCCCGAAGTAGCAGCATCCAGTACAAAAGAAACCATGAACGCATGCTTCGACGAATACTGGGAACTGTTCTACACCGCCATTAACGTGTGCAATACAGGTATCAAATACGTTACTGCCGCACCTACTACAGTGCTATCGGAAGGCGACAAAAATGCTTACCTAGGAGAACTTAAGACGCTACGTGCTTTCTACTACTGGCATTTGGTAGAGACATGGGGTCCTGTACAAATTAATAAGGAACCAATAACAGAGTTGACCACCATTGCGCATCGCTCGTCAGAAGCGGATGTATATGCCTTCATGCTCGAAGATGTTAACGATGCTATTGCCAAGTTAGCCAATAAGACAGCAAAAACAGGGCGCATAAACCTATGGGCTGCAAAAGCATTAAAGGCACGCTTGCTCCTCTACAAAGCTAGCAAGTTTAACGATAGCCAAGCATATGCCGATGCTGCAGCTACAGCAGATGAGGTTATTACTGCAAGCGGATGCTCATTTTACTCGAAGTATGCCGACTGCTGGTCTGGGGCCAATCAAAATGGGATATCCAACAAGGAGGTCGTTTGGTATATCGATTATTCAAGCATATTGGAGAACAGCATCATGCCTAAGAGGTTAAAGTTAGATCCGCAAGGGAAGCAAATGAACTGGTCGGCAATGATGATTCGTAATGCAGCAAACACAATTGGCGGCAATGCCTCGCATCTGATGTTCGTTGGAGTATGGAATGTAGTTCCCGCAACAGCTGGAGTGTTAAAGCGTACAGATACCGAAACCAACAAAAAACTTTCCTACTCTGGAAAGACGTACGATCTAGGCACCAGCTACCAATCCTACAGTAAAGGCTTTACACGCTATGTTCCGTCAGGATATCTTCTGGATCTATTCAACGACGAAACCGACCAGCGCTACCAGGCTTCGTTTAGGGATGCCTACCTAGTAGCACCTTCGCTACAGGCCGCCTTTAACGCTGGCATTGCCCCCCCATCTGGCTTTGCAAACATGCGCGATACCGCCATCTTCCTAGCTAAAAAAGCGGCAACCCCAGCACAAATCGCTCGTGCCGCAGGACGATACGTTCTTTTCTCTCGCACCGATGTGAGCAATTCCAAGGTATATCCCCTATACCAAGATGCTGAAGGAACCTTACCTACTATTGCAACGGGTACCGCTGGCAACGAGAACTATAAGGGAAACCGCATGTACATCCAGCTAAAGAAATTCGACGATTACACCTCTTCCGTAATTAGCGACTTATGCGAGCGCGATGCGTTTGTCTTCCGCTTGGCAGAAATGTACCTCATCGCAGCCGAAGGGTACATGATGGCCAACCAACCCAACTTGGCAAAAAGCAGACTCAACGATTTGCGCAACGCACGCGCCATTGCGGGCAAAAACAACACGCTATCGGCAGCTGAAGAGGCACAATTAGCGGCAAAAGACATCAACATTATCCTCGACGAGCGTGCCCGCGAGCTCTGCGGCGAGCAGCAGCGCTGGTTCGACCTTAAGCGTACTGGGAAGCTCATAGAAAGGGTTACCAAGTACAATGGTTCGGCAAAAAATAACATAAAGGCCATCCACCTTTTGAGGCCAATCCCTCAAACGCAAATGGATGCGGTTACCAACCGTACACAGGGCTCAGATCCTAACGGATTCTGGCAGAATCCTGGGTACGGCAATTAG
- a CDS encoding TonB-dependent receptor: MKNISIRFLLLLAFWGISSAMAQTQEVAGVVKDEKGELLPGVSVQVVGTTVGTSTSIDGTFKLKVKDLNTSVLRFSFVGMQNLDVPIKGQKNLVVTMKSASVELEEVVAIGYGFVKKRDLTGAVSSLKTTEIVKTASNNALQSMQGKVAGLDITKSSGESGAGINISLRGNRSVIASNAPLFLVDGIEYGSTLDINSSDIESMEVLKDASSTAIYGTRGANGVVIITTKRGSAEKNGGKTRVTLNSYLSFNSPTNLPKLMNAQEEYLFQAERKRYNAEKGTLAWGTTNLADYPADKVLSTVVSSPYEKSVYDIYKEGGVDWFDMIMRNSTTQNYEVAVSGGSGKTSFNLSLGYMKEEGLLRNDDLSRYNGRLNIDHSIANNLKIGASIQYTYRDWARRADNVYSQLIKMHTLAQPYFANGDILDKPSELATSHTNPLLNEVPGYYQNNTQSNRLFSNVFLDWEIVKNLRFKTILGVDQNSNRYGEYEDYMCTGNYQSGRGSAFEVQNNQSLSYTWENTLNYSTKLGANHDFQFLLGQSSYQSTYEMHGLSGTGLQDHYGKNSFYELSNIIPGGRTIANNYIKKNMLSYFGRVNYKLFNRYLLTASLRSDGSSALSKGNKWGYFPSISGAWVISDESFFEGINSVSNLKLRASWGKSGNSAVEPYSTLTVLGADKVYNSFGSSLISGQVPANFGDPNLTWETTKTYDLGLDLSLFNNRISTTVDAYYSRTYNLLLYKGLPATSAYPQVLTNVGTTENRGIEATLNIRAIEKHDFSWNTNFSFSMNRDKIVELASGAHQDLSLPGMALIVGKAARAFYDYEADGCWSIAEAAKAKTYNRVPGDIKIVDRNNDGVINESDKRIYNQSPNFILGWNNTLSYKGISLSALMYARVGQWIQYDYNTAYKPTEADGSPAVDFWTPENQGAKFPRPGIASQNDMPALAYEKASFFKIKEVTLGYQLPSKLTSKIGMSKLYVYGSMQNYFTFSNLDNYDPERGGAISSPLAKQLIVGLNIEF, encoded by the coding sequence ATGAAAAACATTTCTATTAGATTTTTGCTGCTTCTTGCATTTTGGGGAATTTCGAGCGCAATGGCTCAAACCCAAGAGGTAGCAGGAGTGGTAAAAGATGAAAAGGGAGAACTCTTGCCTGGCGTTTCTGTTCAGGTTGTGGGTACCACTGTAGGGACATCTACAAGCATAGATGGAACCTTTAAGCTAAAGGTGAAAGATCTGAACACCTCCGTTCTACGTTTCTCCTTTGTGGGGATGCAGAATCTGGACGTTCCTATAAAGGGACAAAAGAATTTAGTAGTAACCATGAAATCTGCCTCTGTTGAACTCGAAGAGGTTGTTGCCATTGGTTACGGGTTTGTAAAAAAAAGAGATCTAACAGGTGCAGTGTCTTCTCTTAAAACCACCGAGATTGTAAAGACAGCATCGAATAACGCGCTACAGTCTATGCAAGGTAAAGTTGCAGGATTGGATATAACGAAGTCGAGCGGTGAATCTGGTGCTGGAATAAACATTAGCCTGAGAGGAAATCGTTCTGTCATTGCCTCGAATGCTCCGTTATTCCTTGTTGATGGGATTGAGTATGGCTCAACGCTTGACATCAACTCTTCGGATATTGAATCGATGGAAGTTCTAAAAGATGCTTCATCTACTGCTATCTATGGCACAAGGGGCGCTAATGGCGTTGTTATAATAACAACTAAAAGAGGAAGTGCTGAAAAGAATGGAGGAAAAACAAGGGTTACACTGAACTCTTATCTTTCGTTTAACAGCCCAACCAACCTACCAAAGCTGATGAATGCTCAAGAGGAGTACCTTTTCCAAGCTGAACGAAAACGCTATAATGCCGAAAAAGGTACACTAGCGTGGGGAACAACAAACCTAGCAGACTACCCTGCCGATAAGGTATTATCTACCGTTGTAAGCTCACCTTACGAAAAATCTGTTTACGACATCTATAAAGAGGGTGGAGTAGATTGGTTCGATATGATTATGCGCAACAGCACTACACAGAACTACGAAGTGGCTGTTTCTGGAGGGAGTGGCAAAACTTCATTTAACCTATCGCTAGGATACATGAAGGAAGAGGGACTACTTCGGAACGACGACCTTAGCAGATATAATGGAAGACTTAACATTGACCATAGCATTGCAAATAATTTAAAAATTGGGGCAAGCATTCAGTATACCTATAGAGATTGGGCTCGAAGAGCCGACAACGTTTATTCGCAACTGATAAAAATGCACACGTTGGCTCAACCCTACTTTGCAAATGGGGACATCCTTGATAAACCGTCGGAGCTAGCAACAAGCCACACCAACCCGTTACTAAATGAAGTCCCTGGGTATTATCAAAATAACACGCAAAGCAATAGACTTTTCAGCAATGTATTTCTCGACTGGGAAATTGTAAAGAACTTACGCTTTAAAACCATTTTAGGGGTAGATCAGAACTCTAATCGTTATGGTGAGTACGAAGATTACATGTGCACAGGAAACTATCAATCGGGTCGTGGCTCTGCCTTCGAGGTTCAAAACAACCAATCATTATCATACACCTGGGAAAACACATTAAACTACTCAACAAAACTGGGTGCTAACCATGACTTCCAATTCTTATTAGGACAAAGTTCGTATCAATCTACCTACGAAATGCACGGACTTTCAGGAACAGGTCTACAGGATCATTATGGAAAGAACTCGTTCTACGAATTGTCGAACATTATCCCTGGAGGACGAACAATTGCTAATAATTACATAAAGAAAAACATGCTCTCCTACTTTGGCAGAGTAAACTACAAGCTATTCAATCGGTACCTGCTTACAGCGTCGTTACGTTCTGATGGTTCATCAGCATTATCGAAAGGGAATAAATGGGGGTACTTCCCCTCCATTTCTGGCGCATGGGTTATTTCTGACGAATCTTTTTTTGAAGGAATAAACTCAGTCAGCAATTTGAAACTACGTGCAAGTTGGGGAAAATCTGGCAACTCGGCCGTTGAACCTTATAGTACACTTACCGTATTAGGTGCCGACAAGGTGTATAATTCATTTGGAAGCAGTCTAATATCTGGACAGGTACCTGCAAATTTTGGCGATCCAAATCTGACTTGGGAGACAACCAAAACCTATGATTTAGGACTTGATCTTTCGTTGTTCAACAATCGAATATCTACTACTGTAGATGCTTACTACTCCAGAACTTACAATTTATTGTTGTATAAAGGATTACCTGCCACATCTGCGTATCCTCAAGTTTTAACCAATGTGGGTACTACTGAGAATAGGGGAATTGAAGCGACTCTAAATATTAGAGCAATTGAGAAACATGATTTTTCGTGGAATACAAACTTCTCTTTCTCTATGAATCGTGATAAAATCGTAGAGCTTGCAAGCGGTGCACATCAAGATTTATCCCTTCCTGGAATGGCGTTAATCGTTGGCAAAGCAGCACGTGCCTTCTACGATTACGAAGCAGATGGCTGCTGGTCGATTGCAGAAGCGGCCAAAGCTAAAACCTATAACCGGGTTCCAGGAGACATTAAAATTGTTGACCGCAACAATGATGGCGTTATTAACGAATCGGATAAGCGAATTTACAACCAGAGTCCAAACTTTATTTTGGGCTGGAACAATACGCTTTCGTACAAAGGCATCTCATTATCGGCCTTAATGTATGCACGTGTTGGACAATGGATCCAGTACGATTACAATACGGCGTATAAGCCTACAGAAGCCGATGGTTCTCCGGCTGTTGATTTTTGGACACCAGAAAATCAGGGAGCTAAATTTCCTCGCCCAGGTATTGCTTCTCAGAATGACATGCCAGCATTAGCTTATGAGAAGGCATCATTCTTTAAGATTAAAGAGGTTACATTGGGATATCAGCTTCCCTCAAAACTTACGTCTAAAATTGGAATGAGCAAGTTGTACGTATACGGTTCTATGCAAAACTACTTTACGTTTAGCAATCTCGACAACTACGACCCTGAGAGAGGTGGTGCAATATCGAGCCCCCTTGCTAAGCAGCTGATTGTAGGCTTAAACATAGAATTCTAG
- a CDS encoding TonB-dependent receptor yields MKHISMKLLLLLALWGISSAMAQAQDVSGVVKDEKGELLPGVSVQAVGTAIGTSTTIDGTFKIKVKDLNTAILRFSFIGMQNQDVHVKGQKQLTIVMKASSVQLEEVVAIGYGIQKKRDITGSVASVKSDAIASMPVASAVEAMSGRLAGVQVTSTEGSPDAEMKIRVRGGGSITGDNSPLYIVDGFPVDRISDIAPSDIESIDVLKDASSTAIYGARGANGVIIVSTKKGKEGKMSVTYNAYYGVKSIAKTLDVLKPYDYAKWQYELTLLSKDDLTSYTDYFGDYSNLTSYKNTTGTDWQDEVYGRTGYSMNHNLSLTGGSDKFSYAFSYSYLKDKAIMIGSDFNRNNFSLKLNHKPNNKITLDYSFRYSDTRINGGGLNEQNEASSADSRLKHTVIYTPVPLGISGGTDDTNEETFGDLTRPDIAIADNDRNQRRVNYNASASAAWEVFKNFTAKSEVGLDVYNTNEERFYGRSTYYVKNAPASANQGLPAAILTNNGSDRFRNTNTINYDFKSWLGSDHSLNLLLGQEMLHTSSKRLTNTVHGLPKLFTSDQAFKLTSTGAASSIDNFYNPDDNLTSFFGRANYNYKGRYILSGTFRADGSSKFAKGNRWGYFPSAAAAWRISDESFMQWTESWLNDMKIRFSYGTAGNNNIPSGLINQVFVSTNTEWINGTGNFWAPSKTMANPDLKWETTYTRNIGIDYAFLKSRLTGSFEFYMNTTKDLLIAFPVAGTGYDIQYRNMGETQNKGVEFSMNWIAFDKKDFGLNFNFNIGFNRNKIENLGKTMKDFTAASGWASTDIGADYIIATGGSVGEMYGYKSAGRYEVSDFENYDAVKKIWTLKQGVADASGVVGTIRPGSMKLQDLDGNGKVDINDRTSIGNANPKHTGGFSVNTRYKGFDLSAVFNWSYGNDVYNANKIEFTSTSKYQYRNMIDDMADGKRWTNVDTDGNLVNDPTKLAEMNTKTTMWSPYTGRFIFSDWAVEDGSFLRLSTLTLGYNLPSLMLKKVKINSLRFYVTAYNVFCLTNYSGFDPEASTRRQTALTPGVDYSAYPKSRQVVFGVNLAF; encoded by the coding sequence ATGAAACACATCTCGATGAAACTCTTACTCCTACTCGCCCTCTGGGGTATCTCGAGCGCAATGGCTCAGGCTCAAGACGTGAGTGGTGTGGTGAAGGATGAAAAAGGAGAACTGCTACCTGGCGTATCCGTACAGGCAGTGGGTACCGCCATCGGCACCTCTACAACAATTGATGGCACCTTTAAGATAAAGGTGAAAGACCTAAACACCGCCATTCTGCGATTCTCTTTTATAGGAATGCAGAATCAGGATGTTCACGTAAAAGGGCAAAAACAGCTGACCATAGTAATGAAAGCCTCATCGGTACAGCTCGAAGAGGTGGTTGCTATTGGATACGGCATTCAGAAGAAGCGCGATATCACAGGATCTGTGGCATCGGTTAAGTCGGATGCGATTGCGTCAATGCCAGTTGCCTCAGCAGTCGAAGCAATGAGCGGACGCCTAGCTGGTGTTCAGGTTACCTCAACCGAAGGTTCCCCAGATGCTGAAATGAAGATTCGTGTACGTGGTGGTGGTTCTATCACCGGAGACAATTCCCCACTCTACATTGTGGATGGGTTCCCTGTTGACCGAATCAGCGATATTGCACCATCGGATATCGAAAGCATCGATGTTTTGAAAGATGCATCCTCAACGGCAATCTACGGTGCCCGTGGAGCAAACGGGGTAATCATTGTTTCCACCAAGAAAGGTAAAGAAGGGAAAATGTCTGTTACGTACAACGCCTACTATGGCGTTAAGTCAATTGCAAAAACACTAGACGTACTTAAGCCCTACGACTATGCAAAGTGGCAATATGAACTGACACTACTTAGTAAGGATGACTTAACATCCTATACGGATTATTTTGGCGATTATAGTAACCTTACCTCATACAAAAATACGACCGGGACTGATTGGCAGGACGAGGTCTATGGGCGTACAGGATACTCCATGAACCACAATCTTAGCCTTACAGGCGGAAGCGATAAGTTCAGCTATGCCTTCAGTTACTCCTACCTAAAGGATAAGGCAATTATGATAGGCTCCGATTTCAATCGTAACAACTTTAGCCTTAAGCTGAATCATAAACCGAATAATAAGATTACGCTAGACTACTCTTTCCGCTATTCGGATACCCGAATTAATGGTGGTGGCCTTAATGAGCAAAACGAGGCATCATCGGCAGATTCTCGATTAAAGCACACTGTAATCTATACGCCAGTTCCACTAGGTATTTCGGGAGGAACTGATGATACCAACGAGGAAACCTTTGGCGATTTGACCAGACCCGATATTGCCATCGCGGATAATGATAGAAATCAACGCCGTGTAAACTACAACGCCTCCGCTAGTGCTGCTTGGGAAGTTTTTAAAAACTTTACAGCAAAGTCTGAAGTAGGTTTAGATGTTTACAACACCAATGAGGAACGCTTTTACGGTCGATCGACTTACTACGTAAAAAATGCACCAGCAAGTGCAAACCAAGGGTTACCTGCAGCTATTCTTACCAATAATGGTAGCGATCGCTTCAGAAATACCAATACTATAAACTACGATTTCAAGTCGTGGCTTGGCAGCGATCATAGCTTAAATTTGCTATTAGGACAGGAGATGCTTCATACCAGTTCGAAGCGACTCACCAATACGGTTCATGGCTTACCTAAACTATTTACATCTGATCAAGCATTCAAGCTTACATCAACAGGTGCAGCTTCATCAATCGATAACTTCTACAATCCCGATGATAACTTGACCTCATTCTTCGGTAGAGCAAACTACAACTATAAAGGTCGCTACATCCTTTCCGGTACGTTCCGTGCTGATGGTTCGTCAAAGTTTGCGAAAGGAAATCGTTGGGGATACTTCCCATCAGCTGCAGCTGCTTGGCGTATTTCTGATGAAAGTTTTATGCAATGGACCGAAAGTTGGTTGAACGACATGAAAATTCGTTTCAGCTATGGCACTGCAGGTAACAACAATATTCCTTCTGGCTTAATTAATCAAGTATTTGTGTCTACCAATACCGAGTGGATTAACGGGACAGGAAACTTCTGGGCACCATCTAAAACTATGGCGAATCCAGACTTAAAATGGGAGACTACCTATACGCGTAATATTGGTATCGACTATGCATTTCTAAAATCTCGTTTGACAGGATCTTTCGAATTCTACATGAACACTACGAAGGATTTGCTAATCGCGTTCCCAGTTGCAGGTACTGGTTATGATATTCAGTATCGTAATATGGGCGAAACCCAAAATAAAGGTGTTGAATTCTCGATGAACTGGATTGCCTTTGACAAGAAGGATTTTGGATTGAATTTCAATTTCAACATTGGATTTAACCGCAATAAAATCGAAAATCTCGGCAAGACGATGAAAGACTTCACTGCCGCATCAGGTTGGGCTTCTACGGATATTGGCGCAGACTATATTATTGCCACAGGTGGTTCTGTTGGCGAAATGTATGGCTATAAATCAGCAGGACGTTATGAAGTAAGTGATTTCGAAAATTATGATGCAGTTAAGAAAATATGGACACTAAAACAAGGAGTTGCAGATGCAAGTGGTGTTGTGGGTACTATTCGTCCAGGCTCTATGAAACTGCAAGATTTGGATGGAAACGGTAAGGTTGATATTAATGATCGCACATCTATTGGAAATGCCAATCCAAAGCATACAGGAGGATTCTCCGTTAACACCCGTTACAAAGGGTTTGACCTGTCTGCTGTATTCAACTGGAGCTATGGTAACGACGTATACAATGCTAATAAAATAGAGTTTACCTCTACTAGCAAGTACCAATACCGTAACATGATTGATGACATGGCAGATGGTAAACGATGGACAAATGTTGATACGGATGGTAATCTTGTTAATGATCCTACCAAGCTAGCAGAAATGAATACTAAAACAACTATGTGGTCACCATATACCGGTCGTTTTATTTTTAGCGATTGGGCTGTTGAGGATGGATCATTCCTCCGTTTAAGCACCCTAACTCTTGGATACAACCTTCCCAGTTTGATGCTTAAGAAAGTTAAAATAAACAGCCTTAGATTCTATGTTACAGCATACAATGTATTCTGTTTAACAAACTACAGTGGTTTTGATCCAGAAGCATCAACTCGTCGTCAAACAGCATTGACACCAGGGGTTGACTACTCTGCATATCCAAAGAGCCGTCAGGTTGTATTTGGAGTAAACTTAGCCTTCTAA
- a CDS encoding glycoside hydrolase family 88 protein: protein MSKTHVTVIGLLLALVVGCFHSMSADAKPKKKCIRYSVWMGESEMKRHKELWTADFVSTPKWDYTQGLMALAMLQLADSTNDKHFFEYAKGFADKFIDESGAIATYKLEEYNIDKINPGKFLIYLYRHTKEEKYKKAVDLLRHQLDTHPRTTEGGFWHKKIYTSQMWLDGLYMGAPFYALYAKEYNQPADFDDVVKQFVLVNKHTYDPKTGLNYHGWDELKAQRWANKETGCSPNFWGRAMGWYAMGLVDALSNMPADYKGREELIAILHQVAAGIKKYQDPTSGVWYQVLDQGTRQGNYLEATASSMFVYALYKGVRLGYLDKSYLKIAKKGYDGILKYFIVKNSDGTISLTSCCAVAGLGGNPYRDGSYEYYINEVKRDNDPKGVGPFIMASLEVESICRHNK from the coding sequence ATGAGTAAAACACATGTTACGGTTATCGGACTATTATTAGCCCTAGTTGTAGGATGCTTCCATTCCATGTCTGCTGATGCAAAACCTAAAAAAAAATGCATAAGATATTCCGTATGGATGGGTGAATCTGAAATGAAGAGGCATAAGGAACTTTGGACGGCAGACTTCGTCTCAACCCCCAAATGGGATTACACCCAAGGATTAATGGCATTGGCGATGCTGCAGCTTGCCGATAGTACTAACGACAAGCATTTCTTCGAGTATGCAAAAGGTTTTGCAGATAAGTTTATAGACGAATCGGGCGCCATTGCCACCTATAAGCTGGAAGAGTACAACATTGACAAGATTAACCCAGGAAAGTTTTTGATTTACCTATACCGCCATACAAAAGAAGAAAAGTATAAAAAGGCGGTGGATTTGTTACGTCACCAGCTAGATACACATCCACGAACCACCGAAGGCGGCTTTTGGCATAAAAAAATATACACCAGCCAAATGTGGCTTGATGGTCTCTACATGGGTGCCCCATTCTACGCACTTTATGCAAAGGAGTACAATCAGCCTGCTGATTTTGACGATGTTGTTAAGCAATTTGTACTTGTGAACAAGCACACCTACGACCCTAAAACGGGATTAAACTATCATGGTTGGGATGAATTAAAAGCTCAACGTTGGGCAAATAAGGAGACAGGTTGTTCACCTAACTTCTGGGGACGAGCTATGGGATGGTATGCCATGGGCTTAGTAGATGCACTTAGCAACATGCCTGCCGATTATAAAGGTCGAGAAGAGTTAATTGCCATTCTGCATCAAGTTGCTGCAGGGATAAAAAAGTATCAAGATCCAACTTCTGGAGTTTGGTATCAGGTTCTTGACCAGGGGACACGACAAGGAAACTATTTAGAAGCAACAGCGTCATCAATGTTCGTCTACGCGCTATATAAAGGAGTACGTTTGGGCTATCTCGACAAATCGTATCTAAAGATTGCAAAAAAGGGATATGACGGAATTCTCAAATATTTTATTGTTAAGAATAGCGATGGAACCATAAGCCTTACCAGCTGCTGTGCGGTTGCTGGCCTTGGAGGAAATCCCTATCGCGATGGTTCCTACGAATACTATATCAACGAAGTGAAAAGGGATAACGATCCCAAAGGCGTTGGGCCGTTTATTATGGCCAGCCTAGAAGTTGAATCGATTTGCAGGCACAATAAGTAG